Genomic segment of Sphingobium sp. CR2-8:
CATCCAATGCCCTAATTACCGATACCGCATATTGACCGTATTAGCGGTATCGTATATTAGAGCGATTGCCTTTTATCAAGGTGTGACGGAGACGAGTGATGTGGGACAATCTACTGACGATCGGGCTATTTGTCCTGATTGCGTGGGCTATCCTCTCCAGCGATAGCAAATATCGCGGCGCTCGTACCTGGAGCGGTGACACCCCCGATGAGGAGGGCCGACGCAATACGCGCACGGATTCCAATTATCGTGGCTATGACCATTGGAATAATAACCGTTCGGATCGGGGCCTCTAACGCGTGCGGACCATTGCTATTAACGTAGAGAAGGGCGGCGCCGGTAAAACCACGATCGCCTGCCATCTGGCTTGGCTTCTGGCTGACGCCGGACATCGCGTTCTTGTGCTCGACCTCGATCGCCAGTGCAATGCCACCGATGCGCTCAGCGATTTCGAAAGCTTGGGTTCGTGCAAGCCGCTGTTTGAAGCGGACTATGCCGCTCCTGTCGAGCTGCCTCGGCTCGCGATTTACTCCAATCGGATGGGGGGCGAATATGATGCCTCCTATCCGACGGCACTTGGCAACGTGCGGAAGAATTTTCCGGTACTCAATCCGCACTTTGATTTCTGCATCATCGACACGCCGCCGTCGTGGTCATGGATCAACTTCGCCGCGCTGCTGATCTGCGACCATCTGATTGTTCCGGTCGAACTTGGACCTTTCGGCCCTGCGGCGACGAAGCAGGTGTCGGATTCGATCGCAACAGTGAACCAGCGGCGCACCAAGCCCATTCATGTTGCTGGCCTGGTTCCGAACCGGGTGCGGCCGAATGACAGCCATCAAATGAAGATGCTTGAAGCGCTCAAGAGCAAAGTCGGGAAGAACCTCTTCACCAACTATCTGCCCGAGCGCGCGCATTACAGCCAGGCTATTCAGGAGCATGTTCCGGTATGGCGGTTCGGCAAGGATGTGCGCAGTTCGTTGCCGCCTATGCGTGCTTTCCTTGAAGAAGCCATGACCCGGATCGGGAGCGAGGGATAATGGATTTCGACAATTTCGACGTCTTTGGGGAAAAAGCTGCGGTCGCGGATGCTGATCGCGTCCTGCTGATCGAGCCGGATCAAATTTATCCCGATCCCAACAATGTGCGTCGCGAGATCGATCAGACCACCATCGACGAGATGGCCTTGACGATCAGCGAACGCGGTCAGCTTCAGCCGATCACCCTCGCCCCCAAGGACGAAGAAGGTCGGTATCGCATTCTGTTTGGTGAGCGCCGCTGGCGAGCTTGCCAGAAGCTGGGAATCAAGGTGCGCGCGATCGTCAGCAAGAGCGACGATCTATCGCAGGTTCGCATCGACCAGTTCATCGAAAACGACCAGCGCGAGGATCTATCGACCGCCGACATGATCGCGTTTGTGACAGGTCAGGTCGCCGAAGGTCGGAACCTGTCGGAACTCGCGCGACTGACCGGACGAAACCGCACCCTGCTGACGCGGTATCAGGGTCTGGCGAAAGCGCCGGATTATATCAGCGCGCTGTTCTCGGACATCTCGATGCGGAGTGCGGTCGCTCTGGCCCAAGCCGCGAAGAAGGATGATACGGCGGCTCGTGCCTTCGTCGCGAACACGGCGGTCGAAGATATGACCGTGCTGGCGTGCGAGCGATTTGCGCGCGATATTGGCGCGAAGAAGACGGCTGCTCCTGCAACCGAGCTGGTCGAACCTGATTTGGGCAATGTCGAGTTGGAACCCGCTGAGACCGAGCGCGGTACCGCCGACGTTTCGAAGGGCGAACACCCTCTTTCGACGGACGAGATCCGTACCGCCGAAGTCGAGCGCGCGATCGAGAGCGCGCCTCCCCTGACAGTAGAAGCCCCTGCCCCCTCCGCGGCTCCGATACGTTCCGGCAAGTCGAAGCCAGCAAAGCAGCGAGTGGAGCGCCCTACCATCGAGATCGAGGGA
This window contains:
- a CDS encoding ParB/RepB/Spo0J family partition protein, with the protein product MDFDNFDVFGEKAAVADADRVLLIEPDQIYPDPNNVRREIDQTTIDEMALTISERGQLQPITLAPKDEEGRYRILFGERRWRACQKLGIKVRAIVSKSDDLSQVRIDQFIENDQREDLSTADMIAFVTGQVAEGRNLSELARLTGRNRTLLTRYQGLAKAPDYISALFSDISMRSAVALAQAAKKDDTAARAFVANTAVEDMTVLACERFARDIGAKKTAAPATELVEPDLGNVELEPAETERGTADVSKGEHPLSTDEIRTAEVERAIESAPPLTVEAPAPSAAPIRSGKSKPAKQRVERPTIEIEGHRAIVVEALLHFDGEDAPRIVSWR
- a CDS encoding ParA family protein, which encodes MRTIAINVEKGGAGKTTIACHLAWLLADAGHRVLVLDLDRQCNATDALSDFESLGSCKPLFEADYAAPVELPRLAIYSNRMGGEYDASYPTALGNVRKNFPVLNPHFDFCIIDTPPSWSWINFAALLICDHLIVPVELGPFGPAATKQVSDSIATVNQRRTKPIHVAGLVPNRVRPNDSHQMKMLEALKSKVGKNLFTNYLPERAHYSQAIQEHVPVWRFGKDVRSSLPPMRAFLEEAMTRIGSEG